Part of the Triticum urartu cultivar G1812 chromosome 2, Tu2.1, whole genome shotgun sequence genome, gaaaagaaaaccaaCATGCCCTTTTGCTAACTGTGCCAGTCCCTGCCGACATCGGGGCCCGTCCACATTAGCTAGCCACCGCCAAACTGACAGCCTTGCAAAGCAAACGAGCCCGCTTTCCTCGTCTACCTCCCCTGCCTCAGCTCCTCCTCTGCTCTGCCTCGCTCCCCGCAGAACACCGATGAAACCCTAATCGGCCTCTCCGATGCACGCGTCCGCGCGCTTCTTCTATTCCTCCGCCTCATCCAGGAAGGGTTGGTAATCTTTCCTCCAAGTTTCCCCCGTTTAATTTTGGTTTAATCATGGAGGATTTTAACCTCCTTCCCTGTGCCAGAACACCATTACTACTACTTTTTAGGATAAATGCTTGTAATTGTATGATTTGTCTTAAAGGTGCACAAATGCTGCCCCTGTTGCCATGTAATTAGTTTGCCTGTCTTGTGGGTTTTAATTCTGTCATTTTACCCCCATTTTTCAGCCATTGCTGACGTTTCTGACGCCGTTGCACGGTCGTCCTATCGGCCTCTCTGTGGGAAGAAGCATCTGGGTTCTCCCTCTGCTCAGGATCCACCCAAGGTCCAGAAGAGATTAACAAAAGAAGAAAGAAGGGACAGGGTAGAGGAATTTGTTGAGAAGTAAGTCAAACTCGGTCTGGCCAGCATTTCTAACTCTATTATTGTCATCAGCATGTATTGCAGTTTTCTTGTGCTGCCTTTGTATATAGCGAATTACTACAATCTTGTTTTAGTCATTGCCTTCCACAAACGAGCTAATCAACCATACTTTGCAACTGTTACTAGATGAAAACCAAGTGCTAGCTTCAAAACAATCCTCGTCAAATTTTAAATTTTGAGACTTCGGTTTCTGTACACAAAGAAACGACGAGATCCTGGCGAGTTGGTGCAGGAAATTTAGGGAGGATCTCGTCCTAGTTTCACATAGGGTGAAAAGAAAGCATCTGCAAAGTTTCAAAGTCTGGATACAACAATTCCTTTAGCTTGTTTCCACTGTACTTATCCATTCTGTACATACCCCCCTCATGTGAATACTGTCACTTATATTTATGTAAAATTCACAGTAGCCTAATTTCCTACTGTTTCCCGGTCAAGAATAAAACATCCGGCTGTATAATGTCTGTCGTACCACATGTAAATGTGCTTCTGGAATGGAGCTAGGTGCTTGATGCAGTTCTAGCATTGTATATCTGTGAATGCACCCAATGGGCTTGTTTGCGTCTTTAAACCTTACATCCATTATTTATGGCTGGCTCTGCTATTCAATACAGTTACAGGGCATCACATGAAGGAAAATTTCCGTCTGCTACATATGTTCGTAAGCAGGTTGGAGGGTCCTATTACGTATTGTGGGCATTACTCCAGGAACTGGAGTACAATTCGAAGCTGAGGAGTGATGTCAGTGATGCCTCTTTCAACTCAACCAGAGATGCCAGGACCAGCTTCGAGGGCATAAAGGAAGAGACGGTATTTTATTGCAGAAACCCTACTCTAACTCTCTGTCCATTTTGTTCATGTTGTTAGTTATTGCCAGTTTGATCTCTTACATTTCTGGCAGGGCCTATCTTATAGTGTTGTATTGTAAGATCAGATCTCAGAAAGAGATTACAAGGTTTTAACAGTTAGTTTTAGTTTAATCTCTGTGCATGCTAAAATCATAAGTACCGGTTGAACTTTGATACATGTTTCCACTGGTATACTATCATAATTGCGCTATTAGTAGCTAAACCAGGATGCTTTAGGAATGCAAATGCCCAAACCATGTCAGGTCAGACACAAAGTGAGAATATGAACACCCTTCTTTGTGTTCTCAGGATCTACCCGAAGTCCACAAGAGAATGACAAGAGAAGAAAGAATGGCCAGGGTAGAGGAATTTGTTGAAAAGTAAGCCAACTTGGCCAGAAAACATTTCTGTTTGTTATTATTGTGATCAGCACTTGTTATACTTTGTGTCCGTGCTTCCTTTTATCTAGTTTCAATCTTGGGTGAAGGTGGAAATACTACCTTGCGTACTATAGAATTacattatactccctccgtaaagaaatataagagcgtttagatcactacttaagtgatctaaacgctcttatatttctttacagagggagtatattacACAGTAATGTCTTACAGCCAGCTGATCAACTCTGTTTATCAGATGTAAGATTCGTACCACTCGAGATATAGTGCTTGATAAACAATGTCATTTTCTTATTTGGCTCTGTGAGCGGTTCGAAAGGTTCAAGCAGCATGTTTAAGCAGGCAGTGAATGCCTCACAAACATGGCTAGGATTGGAATCCAGCAAAACCGCTAGTTCAGGCTATGTTTGGTAGCAAAGTATTGCAAAAACTGTAGTATTGCAAAACTACAGTATTTTAGCATATAGGCACAAAATACCACAATTTTGACAAAACAAAGTATTTTGAAGTATTGAGAATACTGCGACATGTTTGGTTAGTGCTTGTATGCATCAACCTAACTTAGCTAGCTATAGTCGTTCACGACATGCATGGGTTCCAACGAGCGCGTTAGGGTGGAGTGCATGGGGGCACGTCGTGGTGCCATTCATGTTGGCGGCGGTCACGAGCAGTGCGTGTGGGATGAGCAGCAGCTAGCAAGGTCGCGGCATGGCGGCGGCTGCACAACCAGTGGCAAAACAACACGCATACGACACAGCTTTGACCAGCAGTAGCACACAACTAGGAGTGCGCAGGGCACATTCGAGCTTGGACAATAGTGCGTTGGGGGTTCACGGAGCAGCCAGTACCGCGTGAGTTGGCCAGCGGGGCAACCAGCTGCTTGGGGGCATGGGGCATAGGAGCAGAGAGGGAGGAGCGCAAGCGGCAGTACGATGGACACCGTTTTTTCTCTCCATCGTCGTCTCTTAGTTTATCCATGTCTGCCCATGGAGAAGATCTGAACAACATGCAGGGGCGACACCTTGGGAGCGAGGAAGACGATACAAACGTCGTTTTTTCCGCTCGCTCTGTTAAAGAAAAAAAAGGTCCGGGGTTCTTTTTTATATGCAGAGAAAATACCACGGTTTTGGCAATACTGTAATATTAAAATTGCAGTTTTTTATGGCAACCAAACAGCTCATTGCAAATAAAACTATGATAATATGAATGACTGTAGTATTTTTGGATTACTTAGAAAATACTTTACTATCAAACAGGGCCTTCTCGAAATTTGGGAAGTGAGCGATCTGATTTATGCGGTTAAGCTACTCAATCAGATTTTGTCATTGTTCCcggatgaaaaccaagttttagcttCAAAAGAACCCTCGCTAAATTTAAATTCTGGAAGTACCAGTTTTATACCGATTCTCGTTGTTACCAGCTGGATATAGTCACATATAATTGTGCTTCACCTGATGAGGTGTTAAGGACTCGTTTGTGCTTGTAAATCTTACATCCATTGCTTATGCCTGGCTCTATTATTCAACACAGTTTCAGGGCTTCACACGAAGGAAAATTTCCACATGCGACATATGTTCGTCAGCAGGTTGGAGGGTCCTACTATACAGTGCTGGCATTACTCCAGGAATTGGAGTATAATTCAAGACTCAAGAATGATGTAAGAAATGCCTCTTTCAGCTCAGAAAACTTCAAGGAAAAATACGGGCTCCACAATATCGATCTCTCTCCAAGAGTTGCTGCTACCAACTTTCAGGGTGTAAATGAAGAAATGGTAGTACCTCATTACAGATAACGTACTTTCACTCTTCATGCTTTTCTTTTTGAGTTTTCATCATTAAACATCGTCACCGTGCATGCTTAAATAATCATATATCTCCAATTATGTTTGTGCTCATAATAATAATCATCTACTTTTGCAGGCTAAAACTTCGGAACCTCTGGATCTGAATACTAAGCCACAACTTCCAGAATGCCATGGTAAAGCTGGAGCTGCCAAGCCAAAGTTATCCCCAACAACTTGTTTGGAGGATAAAAGTGAGCCAATGGCATCAGGTCAAACTGAAAACAACAATGTGGTTAAGGCACAAAACCTCAAGAGGTACTGCTTGCATTCCCTCACGCAAGATCAACAATTGATTTACAAATGATCGCATGGTAACAGGGTAGCTAATTTTGGCTCTGCAAATTAAGCAGCATGAGCACCTAAAGATGACTATTTGAGACAATCCCTGCATTATTCTTAAACTGCATCAAACAAATCAAGAAATATGTGTTTATCAGTAGCACATGTATAAAGATAGCTTACATAGTCCTCTCCACCATCGTTGATTCACACATTTTAACACTAAGATGTTGCATGTGATGTTATTTTGGTTGCTACCGTCTTATGTTCCTCACAGCTTTTCTTGCTCCATAATGCAGCCCTAAGCATGCGCATGAAGCATCGAAGGGGGCAAATCTGTGGGGCAGCCTGAAATCCTTTGCTGGTGGACTCAGGATCTTTTGGAACAATCTGTAAATTCATATGGCCTGGCTTGCTAGATGTGATTACATATAGGATACACATTGTTTTATGATTCTTTTCATGACCTGAAACACAATTTTATAGATCTCCAGGAGGTCCATTCCTTCCATCTTTCAGACGACGCTCCTGTCAGCTATACAAGTCACCATAGAAGTTGGAGTACTCTGTTTATTCACCCCTTCATCCAGTTTGCCTGTGTCAAAATTAAATGGAAATTTTCCTTTATCTTTTACAGACTTGATTGCTCATGTTGTTTTACATTCAAATTTGGATGCTTTGCTACCCACATATTGTGCACAATGGGTTCAGAATGGCTTCGTCTCAGTCTATTAAGATGTTCCAACTTTTTCCTGATTCAGATGTATATAGACGCATTTTAGTGTGCTTATTCACTTATTTCAATCTgcatgtagtccatattgaaatatccaaaacatcttatattcacaaacagagggagtacttagAATCATTGCATCGACAATCTGACAGCACCATTGCCAAACATATCCTGGTTGCACAAGTGCGCAACTCACACCCAATGTAGGGATATATATAAACTTGGTTCAGTCTTATAATTCATGGATAAAGACCAATAAAAGAATAAACAACGCAAATACAGTTAACAATTGTCGCTTTATATAAACTCACTGCTACCATTCTCTCAACAACTTCCTTGTTTTAGTCAGGTGGTAGACAGGTCCGAGATACTGCCAGAAGCTACAATCCTAGTAGAAGGTAGATTTACAAAACTTGCAGTCAACTATCCAGGACAACCCTCTCTTCTTCAACCATTGACAAAACTCAAAGATGATAAGTATCCAACCACTAACATACTTCAAGATGATGATGGGGTACCATGTTCATCAGAATCTTCGACCATCCTTTCTAACGACTCGATATCACCAGCTTCAGAAAGGGTACGACTGCGAAGGCTGTCTGCATCCTCGCTGCTCAGATGAAAACAGGGAAAGAAACAACAGTTATGACAATAGTATTGGATGCATCAGTTGTAGCATAAAATTTGTGATGATAATCCACAACAGAGATTTAGCCATACTCTGTAACTCCAAAGATTTCTTTGACAACAAGCGAGCCGTCCCGGGAACAGAACTCTGGGAGCTGGATAATTCACAGATATCCAGTTATAATGGAGGAACAGGGAAGGAGCTGAATACATTATAATACAACATCATGACATCTAAAATATTTTAACTCTATTTTGGAGTCCAGAAAATTCTTAGCTGCAAGAGTCAATAAAAACAGACGCCAGCAGCTTACCTCTGATAAGTACATGATTTTTCCGAACAATGTCTGCACAGCAAGCTTCCGCTTAAAACCTTGCTCTGTAAACCCAGATAAGTCCATAACTATTGGACCTGCAATATCATAAAACACAAATATCCTCAGCACTCTAGCAGTGTGCAAGCATAACCTTACACATCAAGCTTAGTTGTGAATCAAACAAAATTATCACTCCTACCAAAAACAAGCAATTTATAATATTTTGAACACTATCCCGCAGGCCACAGCTCTTGATCATTTTCTAGAAAGACAATGATTCTCCTATTTGATATGCAAATCATACGCTCATAGGTTCGTAGCAACCCTAAAAATAAACCGTATAATTTTAAGTACAAGAACTCATGTTGAAGGTGTCAAATTGAACTTCAACAAATGAAGCATTCAAATGCAGTGCTTTGATTTTGACATCATCTTAAGATTTTCATGCTCATAAAAAATGACAACGTATTGCTAAAACTCTCTTATTTATGTCTGAATATTGCTGCAGCATACAGATGTATATTAAATGATGTTTGATGACCCAAGTTAAAAAAAAAGCAGATGTTTAGCAACTCACACAATGCAGACATCATTTTCAGGCTCAGAAGCTAAAATAACTGAACAATGTGTATAAAGCTAACGCGACGAGCGGATTTGACAACAATGGAAGAAACAGACAAATGCCAATATTATATGCTCAGTAATCGTTGGAAAGTAATCTTCTAAAAGTTTGCAGCGAATCAAAGTACAAAACCAGTAAATTATGGGACACATGATCAGTACCAAGTTTTACAGAGGATTCCACCAGGGAGATCCACAAATTTCATAGGAAGTCAAAAGAAGACAAAATCACTTCCGTGTTTTAGAATTGAGCAGCCAGGGTCTTGAAGGTTTAGGAAAAACTATGTGTTATCTAAGAGTACCAGAATCAGAAGAAGAAAAATACCTTTTTCCCGAACAATTCGTCTAGATATCTCATTCAGAATTTCAGCAACTTCATTATCTTCTAACATCGATGCTTTCCTAAGATGTATGAGATCCACAACCACATCAGGATTGAATTGTTTTTCATTCAGTGTGTATCGGATGTACTTTCTTACTACATCATCCATGTCAAATCCTGTCTGAATACATGGGGAAAAAAGTTAAAAGTGTATATGTAGTCCTCACTATAGCCAGACAGCTTTGCGGCCAACAACATAATAAGAAAACCATTCCTCAAACAGCAGTAGAAATGGCCAAATGGGTGCATTGGTGCAAAAGCATTACAGTTTCATATGTCAAAATCTATTCTGACCAGCAAAATTTCTGGTTTAGATCTTTGCAAGGAGATAGTCTTGAGTCTAAATATTTTTAGCACAAGTCATCAGTGTAATTTAACCTTCCAGAATAAGATATCTGAGAAACACTGGTCAAAGTAGATTCATTTGTTGAGAAAATAAAGCAGGTGTGTGCTAACAGCAGTCCAATATAAGTTCAGATTCTCAGGAATAATGGTTGAATCAAGGGCACACCTTTTGCATTAGTTCTTGAAGAGCTGGAAAATCCACTGCTTCCCTGCCCTTCTGAAACAACTCGTCTAGTGACTTCAACAAGAATATATTCTTGGTCACCTGCAAAGAAATGGAGTCACCATGAAATGCCAAAAATATATCTGGATAATGGTTATGACTTCTAAGAGCAACAGAATTAATAGTCCCATCAAGAACATCagcaagaaaaagaaaataaagagtaaaGATGAGCCTGGCTTGTGAATTGTGATCAAACAAAACATAAGCTTAGTCAGTGATCAATAAAAAGGTAAGCTTAGCTTGTGATCAACAGAAACTTCATTAGTACAAAATGAAAAAAAGTTCTCCTGATTCTTTCTCACTTGAAAGTAACAACTAACTGAAACAAACTGAACTATTTAGTATGGTATTGACTCATGGTTCTATGATACTTGATGAATAGAGATGAAATTGCAACATAGAATCCCTCGCTGAGAAAAAAAAAAGAGTCAATCTCCCATATTCTCGAGTCCTTGAACGCCTTTAGCACCCAATGAACTACTATTGGAGTTTGGATTGAACAAACGAACCGCTGCTCCACACAATGTGCCTACATTTTGGCATGGCTAAAACTCTATTATATATATAAGAGAAATATGCCATCACTTTATTATCTACCGCCACCAAAAAGACGAAGCACAAGCAACATGTCCAATCTTAGAGAGGAACCACCAGTGTGTAACTAAACTGCTAATCGTATCACTCCGCAGTCCCCCACTAAGCATCGATCTACACATGATTTTCAGACTCGAAGGCTCACCCTCTTCTTCTTCTGAGTGCGCGGGGAGGTGAACCTGCGGAAGGTGCGGACGGCGGCGAGGGCGAAGGAGACGCCGACGTAGGCGAGCGGCACGGCGAGGAGCCACGGCACGGGGCTGGAGCCGACGCGGGGGCCGGGGATGGCCTGCGTGACGGTGCCGGTGAACTCCACGAGGTCCAGCGCCTTGTCCTGGATCCACGgcagctcctcctccacctcAACCTCCTCGTCCGCCTCTCGCTTCGGGGCAGCGCTGGAGTTGTTGGTGCGCTTGGCGCGGGCGACGAGGAGGGGCGTCGGCCGCCGGGGGGCCGTGCGGGCCGGGGCGAGCAGGGTGAAGGGGCAGCGCCGGACGCGGCCCCCGGCGATGGGCACGGAGAGCGGGTGGGAAAGGGTggtggtggtcgccatggagacgGAGGTGGAGGCTAGGGCTTATCGCGGCGGAGGTGGAGTTGGGTGGGACTCCTCCGGGGTGCGGAGAAGAGAGAGACCAAGCCAGAGTAGGCAGTGGCTGAACAAAAAAACCTGTGACGGGTTGGGAGAGAGGAAGAGCAGTAAAATGGGCCGAAAGCCCACCAAGACAACATGCTTTTTGGGCTTGTATCCCTGGCACCAGCTcccaaaagaaaaaggaaaaggcTCTGCCTGCCCGCCAGAAGGAAAATCGTTGAGCACTTCCCCAAAAGCTCTTGCAAAAACTTAAGACCATCTTCTTTTCTTTCGAGAATAATTAAGACTATGTCCACTTTGGTGGACATGTCGTGTAATGACACTATTATCATTAGTAAACTCAGAGTTGAGAGACAGATAGCAACATTCACAACAAGGTCAAATAACTGTCACTGCACAGTTAAGAACGCATGGATTAACAAGGTCCATCGATTTCGTATAATGGGCTGACAGCAATCATGGAATCTACTAGTTCCTTTTGACAACAAACCAGCTCGTCAAATCCGTTCAGAAACTGATGTCTCTAGAATACAAGTTTTCCAGTTTCATAAAAACGTGTAATGTTCTCCCAAAAAAAAGGTGGAAGTATTTCTACCACACAAACTGTGCTTATTTCTGCCGAAGAATCCTGGATGCTTAATCTTGCCTATAAAGGAAGAATTTATAGGAGAAACAAGGTGAAGAGTGTGAATCGGGGTAATCTCTGTATCAGGCTGTCAGCTTAATACCACAGGATCTCAAAGCTTTGGTTTGGATTTGGATTCTCTAGACCATGCTGGAGCTCTAACTTGCAGGTTGGACTTCTCAGCCTCCTCGtccttctcctcctcttccaAAATCTCCTTAGAAAATGCCGCTGGATTCTCCTTGATGCAGTTTTGCAGCGCGATGAAGGGCTGCACACAGTCTGATCCCTGGCAAGGCAAAGGAAGCAGGTTTAGTGTAAGTCAATATCCAGGAAGAAAATAGACATGAATCAGACAGCCAAGCATTTAACAGCATACGAGTGGAAGAGTTTTGTATGCAACAGCGATTCAGACATTAGGAAATAGccctctgtaaacaaatataagagctcatatatttctttacggagggagtat contains:
- the LOC125539083 gene encoding uncharacterized protein LOC125539083; translated protein: MHASARFFYSSASSRKAIADVSDAVARSSYRPLCGKKHLGSPSAQDPPKVQKRLTKEERRDRVEEFVENYRASHEGKFPSATYVRKQVGGSYYVLWALLQELEYNSKLRSDVSDASFNSTRDARTSFEGIKEETDLPEVHKRMTREERMARVEEFVENFRASHEGKFPHATYVRQQVGGSYYTVLALLQELEYNSRLKNDVRNASFSSENFKEKYGLHNIDLSPRVAATNFQGVNEEMAKTSEPLDLNTKPQLPECHGKAGAAKPKLSPTTCLEDKSEPMASGQTENNNVVKAQNLKSPKHAHEASKGANLWGSLKSFAGGLRIFWNNLSPGGPFLPSFRRRSCQLYKSP
- the LOC125539084 gene encoding uncharacterized protein LOC125539084 is translated as MATTTTLSHPLSVPIAGGRVRRCPFTLLAPARTAPRRPTPLLVARAKRTNNSSAAPKREADEEVEVEEELPWIQDKALDLVEFTGTVTQAIPGPRVGSSPVPWLLAVPLAYVGVSFALAAVRTFRRFTSPRTQKKKRVTKNIFLLKSLDELFQKGREAVDFPALQELMQKTGFDMDDVVRKYIRYTLNEKQFNPDVVVDLIHLRKASMLEDNEVAEILNEISRRIVREKGPIVMDLSGFTEQGFKRKLAVQTLFGKIMYLSELPEFCSRDGSLVVKEIFGVTDEDADSLRSRTLSEAGDIESLERMVEDSDEHGTPSSS